Proteins from a genomic interval of Gemmatimonas sp.:
- a CDS encoding thioredoxin domain-containing protein: MVKATKKKSNNAFLPIVLVVLAVGGAAIYYKVQNKPKPIELAPGTALPTAEGQLRGDPNAPVTIMEFADFECPGCGQFAALQGPDIKTRIVDAGLANFRFYDFPLTSIHQNTMAAHLAASCAADQGKFWEMHDALFAGQMDWNSQATTNPRKVFDSYAGQLGLDMTAYNSCFDTQKNLPKIQANAAAGTERGVSSTPTLVVGNKVYAGGLTFDQLKQLVDSLRAAAPAVVPVTDTAKK; the protein is encoded by the coding sequence GTGGTAAAGGCAACGAAGAAGAAGTCCAACAACGCGTTCCTGCCCATCGTGCTGGTGGTACTCGCCGTCGGCGGCGCCGCCATCTACTACAAAGTGCAGAACAAGCCGAAGCCGATCGAGCTCGCGCCGGGTACGGCGTTGCCGACGGCGGAGGGTCAGCTGCGTGGCGATCCGAACGCGCCCGTGACGATCATGGAGTTCGCGGACTTCGAATGCCCGGGCTGTGGTCAGTTCGCCGCCCTGCAGGGCCCCGACATCAAGACGCGCATCGTCGACGCGGGCCTCGCCAACTTCCGCTTCTACGATTTTCCGCTCACGTCGATTCACCAGAACACCATGGCCGCGCACCTCGCGGCGTCATGCGCGGCCGATCAGGGCAAGTTCTGGGAAATGCACGACGCGTTGTTCGCCGGCCAAATGGACTGGAACTCGCAGGCGACCACGAACCCGCGCAAGGTGTTCGACTCGTACGCGGGCCAGCTCGGTCTCGACATGACGGCCTATAACAGCTGCTTCGACACCCAGAAGAATCTGCCCAAGATTCAGGCGAATGCGGCCGCCGGCACGGAGCGTGGCGTGAGCAGCACCCCGACGCTGGTGGTGGGAAACAAGGTGTACGCAGGCGGCCTGACGTTCGATCAGCTCAAGCAGCTGGTGGACAGCCTCCGCGCGGCGGCACCGGCTGTCGTTCCCGTGACGGACACGGCGAAGAAGTAA
- a CDS encoding pseudouridine-5'-phosphate glycosidase encodes MEAAFARGGAVVALESSVLAQGLLPPHNRDAAERMLAAVEATGAIPAITSIVKGVPSFGLEPADLERFLARDGVRKVSSRDLGIAIAQHADGATTVAGTLAMCMLAGIEVFATGGIGGVHRDAPYDESADLVALSHTPVIVVCAGAKSILDLPATLERLETLGVPVVGYRTRELPGFFSMNTGLALTASLDTPDQIAAAWLAHRAIGGRSAMLVVQPPPVDSALSAELVNDATSAALAAASAAGVRGAAVTPFLLADIQQRTQGKSVVANLALLENNATLAGRIAVALAAARFESAPI; translated from the coding sequence ATCGAAGCCGCCTTTGCCCGCGGCGGCGCTGTCGTCGCCCTCGAGAGCTCGGTACTCGCGCAGGGACTGTTGCCGCCGCACAATCGCGACGCGGCCGAGCGTATGCTCGCCGCGGTCGAGGCCACTGGAGCGATCCCGGCGATCACGTCCATCGTGAAGGGCGTCCCGTCGTTCGGGCTCGAGCCCGCCGATCTGGAACGCTTCCTGGCCCGCGACGGCGTGCGCAAGGTGTCGTCGCGCGATCTGGGCATCGCGATCGCGCAGCACGCCGACGGCGCGACCACGGTGGCCGGAACGCTCGCCATGTGCATGCTGGCGGGCATCGAAGTCTTCGCGACGGGCGGCATCGGCGGTGTGCACCGCGATGCCCCGTACGACGAGTCGGCCGATCTGGTCGCGCTGTCGCACACCCCGGTCATCGTGGTGTGCGCCGGCGCCAAGTCCATTCTGGATTTGCCGGCCACCCTGGAACGTCTCGAAACGCTGGGCGTACCGGTCGTCGGTTATCGCACGCGTGAGTTGCCGGGATTCTTCTCGATGAACACCGGACTCGCCCTCACCGCGTCACTCGACACGCCCGATCAGATCGCCGCCGCGTGGCTGGCCCATCGCGCGATCGGGGGGCGTAGCGCCATGCTGGTCGTGCAGCCTCCTCCGGTCGACAGCGCGCTGTCGGCGGAGCTGGTGAACGACGCCACCAGCGCGGCACTGGCCGCCGCGAGCGCCGCTGGTGTGCGCGGCGCGGCCGTCACGCCGTTCCTCCTGGCCGACATTCAGCAGCGCACGCAGGGGAAATCGGTGGTGGCGAACCTGGCGTTGCTCGAAAACAACGCCACGTTGGCTGGACGTATCGCGGTGGCGTTGGCCGCCGCGCGTTTCGAATCCGCCCCGATATGA
- a CDS encoding alpha/beta hydrolase: protein MYTEHLRIPVGAGSLHVERVGRAGPAVALLHGFGSCSFLWRAVAPRLADAGYTALSIDLMGHGESDRPVDGSYGLGAQAEYVERALTALRLAEVTIVGQDMGALVGLLVAAQRPERSARLALLEPLDPDDLPGLAIRSLQRTSALSALTANALFGARPLLEPFLRDAVVDPAHMPDLLVARYLAPFVGSGGAAQLLQRASAVTLSSDERQRLGDVRGDVLLWTGAQEADDDLAARIEHWRGVLPLASVRPIAVRPCGTLVAEDAPAALVSALVAWIA, encoded by the coding sequence ATGTACACCGAACATCTCCGAATTCCTGTTGGTGCCGGATCGCTGCACGTGGAGCGGGTGGGACGGGCCGGGCCAGCCGTCGCGCTGCTGCACGGCTTCGGCAGCTGCAGCTTTCTCTGGCGCGCGGTGGCGCCGCGGTTGGCTGATGCGGGGTATACGGCCCTCTCCATCGATCTGATGGGGCACGGCGAGTCGGACCGGCCCGTCGACGGGTCCTACGGCCTCGGCGCGCAGGCCGAGTACGTAGAGCGGGCGCTCACCGCGCTCCGCTTGGCTGAGGTCACCATCGTCGGACAAGACATGGGCGCCTTGGTGGGTCTGCTGGTGGCCGCCCAACGCCCCGAGCGTTCGGCCAGGCTGGCCCTGCTCGAGCCGCTCGACCCCGACGACCTGCCGGGGCTGGCCATCCGCTCGCTGCAACGCACCTCGGCGCTGTCGGCCCTGACCGCCAACGCGCTGTTCGGTGCCCGACCGCTGCTGGAGCCGTTCCTGCGCGACGCCGTGGTCGATCCGGCCCATATGCCTGATCTGCTGGTGGCGCGCTATCTGGCCCCCTTCGTAGGCAGTGGTGGCGCGGCGCAGCTTCTGCAGCGCGCCAGTGCCGTCACGCTGAGCAGCGACGAACGCCAGCGCCTGGGCGACGTGCGCGGCGACGTCCTGCTCTGGACCGGCGCGCAGGAGGCCGACGACGATCTCGCGGCGCGCATCGAGCATTGGCGCGGCGTACTCCCCTTGGCATCGGTGCGTCCGATCGCCGTACGCCCCTGTGGAACGCTGGTAGCGGAGGACGCGCCGGCCGCGCTCGTCTCAGCGTTAGTGGCGTGGATCGCGTAA
- a CDS encoding tetratricopeptide repeat protein: MPTPFLSSEEYDERAHALYNEGKYDDALALLREAVALYPNAVELHVGFGYARLAREEYAWARRSFEEALVLDPEHEDALAGLGEVLLKFGQVDAGLRAFEKTVTLGYDDDVDLMLQIGRALFREGFVDTALTYFDRAVAHADDSAEAVACVGYAQHRMGRDTDAIESLTRALDLDPQLVEARVYLGNLMYDAGDLDQALIEFEKTKPEDHWDELGIWRLVELKKSVYKLDDTDGELKPWEARLIELADETDDIDDLLEEVEQSMMEQDAEGMPEAQGQLEALGSLLTGLVNQHQGEQAEPASTDVIAAETSHRVIMRDGSVFEGTWEEIVRALRDARDAGRPLNEYMAAEARRFYGATGKQVASDAPEAFLRGGADAGMLRIDR, translated from the coding sequence ATGCCCACCCCGTTCCTGAGTTCCGAGGAGTACGACGAGCGCGCTCACGCCCTCTACAACGAGGGCAAGTACGACGACGCGCTCGCCTTGCTGCGCGAAGCAGTCGCTCTGTACCCGAATGCCGTCGAGCTCCACGTCGGCTTTGGGTACGCGCGACTGGCCCGGGAGGAGTACGCCTGGGCCCGACGCAGCTTCGAGGAAGCGTTGGTGCTCGACCCCGAACATGAGGACGCCCTCGCCGGTCTCGGTGAAGTGCTGCTCAAGTTCGGTCAGGTCGACGCCGGCCTGCGCGCCTTCGAGAAGACGGTCACGCTGGGCTATGACGATGATGTCGATCTCATGTTGCAGATCGGCCGCGCGCTCTTTCGCGAAGGATTCGTCGATACGGCGCTCACGTACTTCGACCGTGCCGTGGCGCACGCCGACGACTCGGCGGAGGCCGTCGCGTGCGTGGGCTACGCCCAGCATCGCATGGGACGTGACACCGACGCGATCGAGTCGCTCACGCGCGCCCTCGATCTCGATCCGCAGCTGGTCGAGGCACGGGTGTATCTCGGCAACCTCATGTACGACGCCGGCGACCTCGATCAGGCGCTCATCGAGTTCGAGAAGACCAAGCCCGAAGACCACTGGGACGAACTGGGCATCTGGCGTCTGGTCGAACTCAAAAAGTCGGTCTATAAGCTCGACGACACCGACGGCGAGCTGAAGCCGTGGGAAGCGCGTCTCATCGAGTTGGCCGACGAAACGGATGACATCGATGATCTGCTCGAAGAAGTGGAGCAGTCGATGATGGAGCAGGACGCCGAGGGCATGCCCGAGGCGCAGGGACAGCTCGAGGCACTGGGCAGCCTGCTCACCGGACTGGTGAACCAACACCAGGGTGAGCAGGCCGAGCCGGCTTCTACCGACGTGATCGCGGCGGAGACTTCCCACCGCGTGATCATGCGTGACGGAAGTGTGTTCGAGGGCACGTGGGAGGAGATCGTGCGGGCGCTGCGTGACGCGCGTGACGCCGGTCGCCCCCTCAACGAATACATGGCCGCCGAAGCGCGTCGTTTTTATGGCGCCACCGGCAAGCAGGTCGCGTCCGACGCGCCCGAGGCTTTTCTCCGTGGCGGTGCTGATGCCGGGATGCTCCGGATCGACCGCTAG
- a CDS encoding CDP-alcohol phosphatidyltransferase family protein yields the protein MAHTETPTVLTVPNLVSTSRVALAVGFLAMDAVPVRLALIAVASLTDFLDGWIARRTKVASRFGALIDPVADRFFVLCVVIAYVLGDQLTVWQAVAIFFRDIMSLIGWFVARNVSWLRPIRFRARPVGKVVTGLQLLTFIAVLLAPATVDGLVIAVGVLGLVATVDYTLMLWRERVR from the coding sequence ATGGCCCACACAGAGACTCCGACCGTACTGACGGTGCCCAACCTGGTGTCCACATCGCGCGTGGCGCTGGCGGTGGGTTTTCTGGCGATGGATGCCGTGCCGGTTCGCCTCGCGTTGATTGCGGTGGCGTCGCTCACCGATTTCCTGGACGGGTGGATCGCCCGACGCACGAAGGTGGCGTCGCGATTCGGTGCGCTGATCGATCCGGTGGCCGACCGCTTCTTCGTGCTCTGTGTGGTCATCGCGTATGTGTTGGGCGATCAGCTCACGGTGTGGCAGGCCGTCGCGATCTTTTTTCGCGACATCATGTCGCTGATCGGCTGGTTCGTGGCCCGCAACGTGAGCTGGCTGCGCCCCATCCGGTTCCGCGCGCGCCCCGTGGGCAAGGTCGTGACGGGGCTGCAGCTGCTCACCTTCATCGCCGTGCTGCTGGCACCGGCCACGGTTGATGGCCTGGTGATCGCGGTCGGCGTGCTCGGTCTGGTGGCGACGGTGGACTACACGCTGATGCTATGGCGGGAGCGGGTGCGGTGA
- a CDS encoding aminotransferase class V-fold PLP-dependent enzyme has protein sequence MTTSPDTLLRFRDAFPILGTSTYLVSNSLGAMPAAVTDHLADYARQWQTRGVRAWAEGWWELPVKMGNEIAPLIGAAPGTVVMMPTVTQAMSAILSAIDFPPERNEVVMTALDFPSVRYSYDALAPRLGARVTVVPSDDGIAIDLGRILAAITERTRLVAISHVLFRSAYIMDAAAICAKAKSVGALIALDAYHSVGVIPVDVQALGADFLCGGVLKWLCGGPGGCFLYASPQASEQLAPALTGWQAHRAPFAFAEQMDYAQGAWRWLGGTPVVPALFAGLEGPRIIAEAGLDAIRAKSTRQTSRLIAMADARGWRVHAPREAERRGGTVAFDVPHAAEVAKTLLARDVVIDYRPGAGIRVAPHFYTTDGELEACVAAMDDILATGVWKAFAGVHSTVT, from the coding sequence GTGACTACCTCTCCCGATACCCTGCTGCGATTCCGCGACGCCTTCCCGATCTTAGGGACGTCCACCTACCTGGTCTCGAATTCGCTCGGCGCCATGCCCGCCGCGGTGACCGATCATCTGGCCGACTATGCGCGGCAGTGGCAAACGCGCGGCGTGCGGGCGTGGGCGGAAGGGTGGTGGGAATTGCCGGTGAAGATGGGAAACGAGATCGCGCCGCTCATCGGCGCCGCGCCCGGCACCGTGGTCATGATGCCTACGGTCACGCAGGCAATGAGCGCGATTCTGTCGGCCATCGACTTCCCGCCCGAGCGCAACGAGGTCGTGATGACCGCGCTCGACTTTCCGTCGGTGCGCTATTCCTACGACGCGCTCGCGCCGCGTCTCGGCGCCCGCGTAACGGTCGTGCCCAGCGACGACGGCATCGCCATCGATCTCGGCCGGATTCTCGCCGCGATCACCGAGCGCACGCGACTCGTGGCGATCTCCCACGTGCTCTTCCGTTCGGCGTACATCATGGACGCGGCGGCGATCTGCGCGAAGGCGAAATCGGTGGGCGCGCTGATCGCGCTCGACGCGTATCACAGCGTGGGCGTCATCCCGGTCGATGTGCAGGCACTCGGTGCCGATTTTCTGTGTGGTGGCGTGTTGAAGTGGCTGTGTGGTGGCCCCGGCGGTTGCTTCCTGTATGCGTCGCCTCAGGCGAGCGAGCAGTTGGCCCCGGCGTTGACCGGCTGGCAGGCGCATCGCGCGCCGTTCGCCTTTGCCGAACAGATGGACTACGCCCAGGGGGCGTGGCGTTGGCTCGGCGGCACACCGGTGGTGCCGGCGTTGTTCGCGGGGCTCGAGGGGCCGCGCATTATCGCCGAAGCCGGATTGGACGCCATTCGCGCCAAGAGCACGCGGCAGACGTCGCGCTTGATCGCGATGGCGGACGCGCGTGGCTGGCGGGTGCACGCCCCGCGCGAGGCGGAGCGCCGCGGCGGTACCGTGGCCTTCGACGTACCGCACGCCGCTGAAGTTGCCAAGACGCTGCTCGCGCGCGATGTCGTGATCGACTATCGCCCGGGCGCGGGCATTCGGGTGGCCCCCCATTTCTACACGACCGATGGCGAACTCGAGGCCTGTGTGGCGGCGATGGATGACATCCTCGCGACGGGTGTCTGGAAGGCGTTTGCCGGCGTGCACAGCACCGTCACCTGA
- a CDS encoding tetratricopeptide repeat protein: MTTGFEPNTSDARAALNAARFVLSPESTSPAPAVWAGAQQVLRAVTARPELSGQALIGEARRMGALTLTDAHALVALVTWADASDRPAESESERTLLREAWLALDHAVSMNRAAVSDAPLRPTVNDMPAIGYAPPPDSKAPLSSASPSFDGDGIDARTAPRWLSARGIVIALLAVGALTAIGWWVLSQRADRAYQDGVAAYGRGAREVARTAFAKAALQHPDDAGPLVFLGRMSREEGDLPRARRFLTTAVRIAPNSALANRELGSVMLADGQPEIARRFYVRALQLDPADRVAQGFLGCALFRLNRFDEARRWTDRAGPGDWSRCSAPMPLPGQMPSPLPAPGYPTLPPR, translated from the coding sequence ATGACTACCGGATTCGAACCGAACACGTCCGACGCACGCGCCGCGCTCAACGCGGCGCGTTTCGTCTTGAGCCCTGAAAGCACGTCACCGGCCCCGGCGGTTTGGGCAGGCGCCCAGCAAGTGCTGCGGGCCGTGACGGCGCGCCCTGAGCTCAGCGGCCAAGCGCTCATCGGGGAAGCGCGCCGCATGGGCGCGCTCACGTTGACTGACGCCCATGCCCTCGTGGCACTGGTGACGTGGGCTGATGCCTCGGATCGTCCCGCCGAGAGTGAGTCGGAGCGCACGCTGTTGCGTGAAGCCTGGCTGGCGCTCGATCACGCGGTGAGCATGAACCGCGCAGCGGTCTCCGATGCTCCGCTTCGCCCCACGGTGAACGACATGCCGGCGATCGGTTACGCGCCACCACCCGATTCTAAAGCGCCATTGTCGTCCGCCTCGCCGTCCTTCGATGGCGACGGTATCGATGCGCGGACCGCCCCGCGATGGCTCTCTGCACGTGGCATCGTGATCGCGTTGCTGGCGGTCGGCGCGCTGACCGCAATCGGATGGTGGGTGCTCTCGCAGCGTGCTGATCGCGCCTACCAGGACGGCGTAGCCGCCTACGGACGCGGCGCGCGCGAAGTGGCGCGCACGGCATTCGCGAAGGCCGCGCTGCAGCATCCTGACGATGCCGGGCCCCTCGTCTTCCTCGGGCGCATGTCGCGCGAAGAGGGCGATCTGCCGCGCGCGCGTCGCTTCCTCACGACGGCGGTGCGCATTGCGCCGAACAGTGCGCTGGCCAATCGCGAACTCGGCTCGGTGATGCTAGCCGATGGACAGCCGGAAATCGCCCGTCGGTTCTACGTCCGTGCGCTGCAGCTCGACCCCGCCGATCGCGTGGCGCAGGGGTTTCTCGGCTGCGCGCTGTTTCGCTTGAACCGTTTTGACGAAGCACGTCGGTGGACCGATCGCGCCGGACCGGGAGATTGGTCCCGCTGTAGCGCCCCGATGCCTCTGCCGGGCCAGATGCCTTCTCCTCTGCCGGCTCCCGGCTATCCGACTTTGCCCCCTCGATGA
- a CDS encoding pitrilysin family protein, producing MTSRIQRPSDALALHHETVRDVLPNGLTLLVRRDPSAPVVAIVTHVKVGYFDETDDIVGIAHVLEHMFFKGTPTRGVGQIARETKANGGYLNAHTIYDHTTYYTVLPSSSFVQGLEIQFDAYARSIIDAEELARELEVIIEETKRKRDTASAMAIETLYATLFDQHRIRRWRMGDEPELRALTREQLMSFYKRWYRPDNTVLSIVGDVDIDEVRREVASRHGQLENGTPSRDRGPIEVAPPGFRLREWSGDIAQQHVAFGWRTPSLEHIDTPALDLAGLALGSGRASRFYRAVRERQLASAVSAWDYTAGDIGVFVAHAESPAAHAREATRYLWRELQAARTVGFRRSEVARAQSIIEARWLRRLESMDGQATYLASWEAEGGLDLASRYYDALLSLSPRDLQDALATHLDPEQVAVISYRPNGAEPLAEHEAALRDLLRAEEGQGSSVLVDPDILTPLSSEAIGAPAVHVGVRAERVENDVHVYRTAQGVPVLVLPRPGSPLVNVGVIQRGGSCVEPEAHEGLSRITAQAMLKGTERRSGARIAELAEELGSSIGVSAALESMGWTMSVPVRHFSAATELLADVLQHPAFPDEGVNTERALALAEATRARDDMSRWPMRLAAMAAYGTHPYARSVIGTEASLTLVDTDSVRAFHAENIARGASVIAVVGDVTPDDVASVIDRAFPQLRWQEEVAPPPVQWPREAHVLREERAKKQTALAMLFPGPSRLHDDRFAARVLSAVASGLGGRFFEQLRDKQSLAYTVSAFPIERRAGGVFAAYIATSPSREEEARDGLLGEFAKLREAAPTDDEMERARRYLIGTHAIAQQSGGSVLAEMVDAWLFGEGLHERHEVVDRLAAVQGADVLRMARASFDPSRVAEGVVRGSLG from the coding sequence ATGACCTCACGTATTCAGCGGCCGAGCGATGCGCTCGCGCTGCACCATGAAACCGTTCGCGACGTCCTTCCGAACGGCTTGACGTTGCTCGTGCGTCGGGATCCGTCGGCACCGGTGGTGGCGATCGTCACGCATGTGAAGGTCGGCTACTTCGACGAAACCGACGACATCGTCGGCATCGCGCACGTGCTCGAACACATGTTCTTCAAGGGCACCCCGACGCGCGGCGTCGGACAGATCGCCCGTGAGACGAAAGCGAACGGTGGCTACCTCAACGCGCACACGATCTACGACCACACCACGTACTACACGGTGCTGCCGTCGTCGTCGTTCGTGCAGGGACTCGAGATCCAGTTCGACGCGTACGCCCGCTCGATCATCGACGCCGAGGAGCTGGCGCGCGAACTCGAAGTGATCATCGAGGAGACCAAGCGCAAGCGCGACACCGCGTCAGCGATGGCCATCGAAACACTCTACGCGACGCTCTTCGACCAACATCGCATCCGACGCTGGCGCATGGGTGATGAACCGGAGCTGCGGGCGCTCACGCGCGAGCAGCTCATGTCGTTCTACAAGCGCTGGTATCGTCCTGATAACACGGTGCTGTCGATCGTGGGCGATGTCGATATCGACGAAGTGCGGCGCGAGGTCGCATCGCGACATGGACAGCTCGAGAACGGCACACCGTCGCGCGACCGTGGTCCCATCGAAGTGGCACCGCCGGGATTCCGCTTGCGAGAGTGGAGTGGTGACATCGCGCAGCAGCACGTCGCGTTCGGTTGGCGTACCCCGTCGCTGGAACACATCGACACGCCGGCGCTCGACCTGGCTGGCCTCGCGCTTGGCTCCGGACGCGCCTCCCGCTTCTATCGCGCGGTCCGTGAGCGTCAGCTGGCCTCGGCGGTTTCGGCCTGGGACTACACCGCCGGAGACATCGGCGTGTTCGTGGCGCACGCCGAATCGCCGGCCGCGCATGCGCGCGAAGCGACGCGCTATCTCTGGCGCGAGCTGCAGGCCGCACGTACCGTCGGGTTTCGCCGTAGTGAAGTGGCGCGTGCGCAGAGCATCATCGAGGCGCGCTGGCTGCGTCGGCTCGAGAGCATGGACGGGCAAGCCACCTATCTCGCGTCGTGGGAAGCGGAGGGTGGCCTCGATCTCGCGAGTCGCTACTACGATGCGCTGTTGTCGCTGTCGCCGCGGGACTTGCAGGACGCCTTGGCGACGCATCTCGACCCGGAACAGGTGGCGGTGATTTCGTATCGCCCGAATGGTGCCGAGCCGTTGGCAGAGCACGAAGCGGCGCTGCGCGACCTGCTGCGCGCCGAGGAAGGGCAGGGCAGCAGCGTGCTCGTCGACCCCGACATCCTCACACCGTTGTCGAGTGAGGCCATTGGTGCGCCGGCCGTGCATGTGGGTGTTCGGGCCGAGCGCGTGGAGAACGACGTGCACGTGTATCGGACCGCGCAGGGAGTGCCGGTGCTGGTGCTGCCGCGGCCCGGATCGCCGCTGGTGAACGTGGGGGTGATCCAGCGTGGCGGCTCGTGCGTGGAGCCGGAAGCGCATGAAGGCCTATCTCGCATCACGGCGCAGGCCATGCTCAAAGGCACTGAGCGGCGCAGCGGAGCGCGCATAGCCGAGCTTGCGGAGGAGTTGGGCAGCAGCATCGGCGTGAGCGCGGCACTCGAGAGCATGGGTTGGACGATGTCGGTACCGGTGCGGCATTTCTCGGCGGCCACCGAACTGTTGGCGGATGTGTTGCAGCATCCGGCGTTCCCCGACGAAGGCGTGAACACCGAACGGGCGCTCGCGCTGGCCGAGGCCACGCGGGCCCGCGACGACATGTCGCGCTGGCCCATGCGACTCGCGGCGATGGCGGCCTACGGTACGCACCCGTACGCGCGATCGGTGATCGGTACCGAGGCATCACTGACACTGGTCGATACGGACAGCGTGCGCGCCTTCCACGCCGAGAACATCGCGCGTGGCGCGTCGGTGATTGCGGTGGTCGGTGACGTCACGCCCGACGACGTGGCCAGCGTGATCGATCGCGCGTTCCCGCAACTGCGATGGCAGGAGGAAGTCGCCCCGCCGCCGGTACAATGGCCGCGCGAGGCGCACGTGTTGCGCGAGGAGCGCGCCAAGAAGCAGACGGCACTGGCGATGCTCTTCCCCGGGCCGTCGCGGCTCCATGATGATCGGTTCGCGGCGCGCGTGTTGTCGGCGGTCGCGAGTGGGTTGGGCGGCCGCTTCTTCGAGCAACTGCGTGACAAGCAATCGCTGGCGTACACCGTGAGTGCGTTCCCCATCGAACGGCGGGCGGGGGGTGTGTTCGCGGCGTACATCGCCACGTCGCCGTCACGCGAAGAGGAAGCACGCGATGGATTGCTGGGCGAATTCGCCAAGCTTCGCGAGGCTGCACCGACCGACGACGAAATGGAGCGGGCGCGTCGCTATCTCATCGGCACGCATGCCATCGCGCAGCAGTCGGGCGGCAGTGTGTTGGCCGAGATGGTCGATGCCTGGCTGTTCGGCGAGGGGCTGCACGAGCGCCACGAAGTGGTGGATCGCCTGGCCGCTGTGCAGGGTGCCGATGTGCTGCGGATGGCGCGCGCGTCATTCGATCCGTCGCGTGTGGCCGAAGGCGTCGTGCGCGGCTCGCTCGGTTAG